A single genomic interval of Lathyrus oleraceus cultivar Zhongwan6 chromosome 7, CAAS_Psat_ZW6_1.0, whole genome shotgun sequence harbors:
- the LOC127102957 gene encoding classical arabinogalactan protein 9-like, whose translation MLNETTYPSSSTPSSPPYYVLSSDSEPPDPQSPTLAQLRARAIASQQQPQTEPEATTPPPEQPANTPSEQPQTPPSEQQPSPPLEQTTPPPSVTPTIPPFEDLIIPTSQTPADTTQTPPTSPSLNQEPEPAFPTLEEAITLFAESSVEKIKSLSVNSGISDDSSAVRIH comes from the coding sequence ATGCTGAACGAAACCACTTATCCCTCATCTTCTACACCTTCATCTCCACCCTACTACGTTCTCTCATCTGACTCAGAACCTCCTGACCCTCAATCCCCCACACTAGCTCAACTTCGGGCACGTGCTATTGCCTCACAGCAACAACCACAAACTGAACCAGAAGCCACCACGCCACCTCCTGAACAACCAGCAAATACACCATCGGAACAACCACAAACACCACCCTCTGAACAACAACCAAGTCCACCACTTGAACAAACAACACCACCACCCTCTGTTACCCCCACCATACCACCCTTTGAGGACCTTATCATCCCTACTTCTCAAACTCCCGCTGACACCACCCAAACACCTCCAACATCTCCATCCCTCAACCAAGAACCAGAACCTGCCTTCCCCACCTTAGAAGAAGCAATTACGTTATTTGCAGAGTCTTCAGTGGAGAAGATCAAGTCACTGTCTGtaaactctggcatcagtgatgattCCTCTGCAGTGAGAATTCACTAG